The DNA region AAGGAAAGTACCGGATGGCCATTCCGCCGTATTATTTTTCGCTGATTGATCCAGCCGATCCGTGCGATCCTATCCGCCTGCAATCCGTGCCCTCCTCATTGGAAGCGCACAATCATTCTGGAATTGAACAGGACGACCCGCTGGAAGAGGAGAACGACTCTCCTGTTCCCGGCGTCACGCATCGTTATCCCGATCGCGCACTGCTAATTGCCACGCCGGTGTGCAGCATGTACTGCCGCTTCTGCACGCGCAAACGAATCACTATGGACCGCGATGGCTGGGATGCACCCAGTCACGACGAACTGCGAATGATTCAGTACATTCGTGAAAATTCCGCGATTCGCGACGTGATTCTTTCCGGTGGCGACCCGCTGACACTGCCCATGGCCAAGCTGGGTTGGTTTATCAGCCAGTTGGCAGCCATTGATCATATCGATATGATTCGAGTGGGCACACGCGTGCCGGTAACGCTTCCGCAGCGGCTGTTTGATCAGGAGTTAGTCGATCTGCTTGCAAGAGCGGAAAAAGTATGGATTCAAACGCACTTTAATCATCCACGGGAGGTCACTCAGGAAGCAGCCCAAGCTTGTCAGGCATTAGTGCAAGCCGGCATGCCGGTGAACAATCATTCGGTGCTTTTGAAAGGAGTGAACGATTCAATAAATGTCATGCGCAACCTTGTGCGTGAATTGTTGAGGATCAAGGTACGGCCCTACTATTTGTTCCATTGCGATCCGGTGACCGGGGCCGGGCATTTTCGCACATCGGTATGGAAAGGGGTAGAGATTATCGAGGGCTTGCGGGGCCATCTTTCCGGCCTGGGGGTGCCTACTTATGTGGTCGACGGCTTGCACGGGGCAGGTAAAATTCCGGTGATGCCAAATTACCTGATTTCCGCATCCGAAAAAGCTGTGGTGCTACGTAACTACGAAGGAGTGATTTTCCGCTACGAGCCGGAGGATAAATCGACAAAAGAGGCGCCGATGCCATTACAAGGCGTCAGCGCGGTACTGAGTGGAGATGGCAAACCTTTGACGCCGTCCAACACGCCTCGGCATGCACGACGACGGAAGAAGGCCCTGGAGCATGTCAAAGCGGAAGTCACCTCGACCGAGCCGATTATCGTAGGTGCTAACGTTTCCCGGAGCACGCAACTGTGAGAATTGGTTTGACGTATACTGCTCGCGATTCGGTTAGGCCTATCACAGGAAATACTGCCGGCTCGATTGGCGAAGTAAATGGCTCAGTTCCATTGTCAACTCAAGTACGTGACGACGCGGAGGAAGAATTCGATTCTCCTGAAACGATTGAGGCCATTGCCGATGCTCTGAAATGGATGGGGCACAGCGTGGAGCTGTTGGGCGATGGCGTATCGCTGGTTCGTCGTTTGCTTGTCGAAGAACGTCCCGAGTTCGTATTCAATATTGCAGAAGGGCGAGGCCTTAGCCGTTCACGAGAAGCGTGGGCGCCAGCGGTGTTGGAAATGTTTGATGTTCCGTACACGGGTTCCGATCCGCTCACACTGGCTGCAACGCTCGATAAAATTTGTGCGAAGCGGTTGGTGCACGAGGCTGGTGTAACGGTGCCGGCGGGAGTGCTTGTCGATCACTGGCCGTACGAATACTCTGCTCAGCTCGCCGCACTAGCGTTGCCGGTTATTGTTAAACCTGCTTTTGAAGGTTCCAGCAAAGGCATCAACAACAAAAGTGTTGTGGACGATCACGCAATGTTGCAAGAAGTAGTGGCTCAGTGCCGCGCAGACTATTGCCAGCCGGTCCTGATCGAGCAGTTCATTGACGGAGACGAGCTAACCGTCGGGGTTATTGGTAATTCTCCTCCGGAAGTAATGGGTATCATGCGAGTCGTGCCGATGGTTAGCCGAGATCGATTTGTCTACGGACTGGATGTGAAGCGCGATTGGCGACGACAAGTTCAATACGAGATTCCGGCGCAGTTAAGCCCAGTGAGCAAGGAAGCTGTCCGGGCCTCCGCCCTCACGGCATTTCGTGCGTTGGGATGCCGCGACGTTGCTCGACTCGATTTTCGCGTTGCTGATGGAATCCCGTATTTTTTGGAGGCCAATCCGCTGCCTGGGCTGGCGCCAGGCTCGGGCGACCTGGTGCTGCTAGCCGAAGGCATGGGAATTGGATATCGTGAGTTGATCGCCCGGATTCTGGATGCCGCTTTGGCTCGGAACCGATCTGAACGTGATTTTCGAAGCGGCAACAATGGCCAGTCGTCGAGTCTTGCCGCCGGCGTATTGAACGCCACGTAAATCGATGGGTTTCATCTTGTGACTCGATCGCTCCACGCTGTGTTGCTGTATAACCCTCCGTTGCTTGGACCGGAGCATCCTGATTTTGCCTCAGAAGCCGGTGTTTTGGAATCGGTCGCTGCGTTGGGGTTGGCAATGCGCAGTTTAGGACACCGAGTGAGCAAGCATGCCGCGGGCGATTCTGCGACGTCACTGGCCACCCAATTGGAAGAGACGCGTCCCGATGTAATTGTCAATTTGTGCGAAAGTTTTGCCGGTTGTTCAGCCGGTGAATCTTACGTGGCTGCGATTTTGGAACTATTGAATGTGCCGTATACGGGTTCCCCGCCTGAATGCTTAGCCTTGACGCGCGACAAATCGCTCATGAAGCGAACTCTATTGGGGGCAGGTGTGGTGACGCCGGATTTTGTCGAAGTACTATGCGGTCAAACGCTGCCGGTATCAGAACTGAAGCAATGGCTGGGTGAGGGACCGCTGATGGTAAAACCGGCCCAGGAAGACGCCAGCTTGGGCATTGAGGCGGAAAGCGTAGTTGATGATTGGCCTTTATTGGCGCCGCAAGTGGCCAGGATCCATCAACACTACGGCACCGCATTGATCGAACGCTACATTGCGGGTCGGGAGTTTACCGTGGGCATCATTGAGCTTCCCGTTTTGCAGGTGTTGCCGATTGCGGAAATTGAATTTCGTCCTGGCCGCGAATTGCCATACCCAATCGTTACTTATGTCGCTAAATGGACTCCAGGTTCAAAAGAGGATTTGTTGACGCCGGTTTGCTGTCCGGCGAATATTGAACCGGAGATGGCGCAACGGTTGAAAGAAGCGGCGATCGCCGCTTATCGACTTACAAGATGCCGAGATTATGCCAGGATAGATTTGCGTGTCGACGGTCGAGGGAAGGTGTACGTGTTGGAGGTGAATGCCAATCCGGATGTGGGTCCTGATGCTGGATTAGCACGAATGCTCCGGGTGGCGGAGATTGACTACGAAGATTTTGCTGGGCGGCTGCTAGAAGCGGCAATGGTGAGGGCAAGGATCATGTGCGGCGTATGGAAGATGGAAGAAACTGGAGCCATCCATACATCTCCTGTAGATCTGCTGCCAAAAAAGAGACCGGCTGACTTGAAAATACGAGGAATACTTCCAGAAGATCGGCCGGTGCTGGTTGAAATCACTCGCTCGTGTGGCATTTTCCGGCCGGAGGAGATCACCATTGCAGACGAAGTTCTGCGTGCCGCGCTTCAGGATAGCCAATTGAGCGGCTATCATGTTTTCGTTGCAGAGTCGCAGGGTTGTGCTGTCGGATGGTCGTGCCACGGCCGGGTTCCCATGACCGATGCTACCTACGACTTGTATTGGATTGCCGTAGCGCCTAAAGTGCAAGGCCAAGGCATCGGGAAACGATTGCTTACCCAAATTGAGCGCGCCATACTGGCGGATGGCGGTCGCTGGTTGCTGGCGGAAACTTCCTCAACGGCAGCCTACCATGCCACACGCTCATTCTACCTCCACTGTGGCTTCCAGCCGGTAAGCGAAATCAATGACTTTTATCGACCTGGTGACGGCAAAACTACTTTTGGTAAACGGCTCGACCTGCCATAAAGAAGAAATCGGCAGGGCAAGAGTGCAGACGCATTTCAGGCAATCAATTCTGCCTGTTCGCAAATCCACAGATGAGCCAAGTCGACAATTTCGGCAACGAGGGGCAAATCGTCGGCGTCAAACCGATCAGAACGAGTTCCCCGTTCACCGCGGCGCCCCACTCGTGAGATGCTCACGGAATATTTAAGGCTTTCAAAGTGTGATTCTTCCCAGATCGTGGCTCGCACCGCTCCCAATTGGATTTCGTGAACAGGTTTCTGGCGACCCATGTCAAAGATCCTTCTAAGTCGGCCCTCCGAACTCCCCAACGTGCGATTATTCTAAACGGTGATAGCATCGTTGGGGAGGAGGTGCGGAAAACTTAGCAATTGTGAAATGCATTTCTGCCGATCGAAGCCGCTGGTAAGCCGGGAGTTGTGGAAAAACTGTTGACCCATACCGGTAGGCGTTCCCGGAGAATATCGTCATAAATCTTGCCGTGCAAATGACTTGACCCTCATTTCAAGATAGCCTACAGTCCCGCATCTCTCTATCCGCGGCATTAAGTGGTCTTGTTCAACTGGATTCGCCTGATTCTCGCCAAATCGTTAGGCAACCGTTTCTGCGAAAGGAATCGCCATGCGACAGACTGTGCGGCATCAATTATGGATCACCGGCGTCGCCGTGGTGGCACTGTTTGCAAATTTGGGCGCGACGCGACTGTGGGATCAGGACGAAGCCTTTTTTGCCCGCACCGCTGTAGAAATGCACCAACGCAACGAGTGGGTGGTACCGTATTTCAACGGTGAGTTGTTCGCCCACAAGCCACCATTGATGTACTGGATGATGCGGCTGGGCTTTATGTTATTTGGAGTGAATGAGTTTGCCGCGCGATTTTGGTCGGCGGTGTTTGGCGTACTCACGGCACTTTTGGTTTACCGGCTTGGTCGGCGGATGTTCAATGCTCAAGTCGGGTTGTGGGCAGGTTTGGCAATGACGACGACCCTGATGTTTGAGATTGTGGCCCGGGCTGCAACCCCGGATTGTTTTTTAGTGTTTTTTGCAACGCTGGCTCTGTATGTATTTGTGCGGCAGGAGAATTGGGAAGA from Pirellulales bacterium includes:
- a CDS encoding KamA family radical SAM protein produces the protein MNEQNEGSYMVFSSEQAFASETGEVPATGKELPGMRHAHWANIPEQLWQDWRWQRQHAIRTTAQLAELLPLGPDESAALERLEGKYRMAIPPYYFSLIDPADPCDPIRLQSVPSSLEAHNHSGIEQDDPLEEENDSPVPGVTHRYPDRALLIATPVCSMYCRFCTRKRITMDRDGWDAPSHDELRMIQYIRENSAIRDVILSGGDPLTLPMAKLGWFISQLAAIDHIDMIRVGTRVPVTLPQRLFDQELVDLLARAEKVWIQTHFNHPREVTQEAAQACQALVQAGMPVNNHSVLLKGVNDSINVMRNLVRELLRIKVRPYYLFHCDPVTGAGHFRTSVWKGVEIIEGLRGHLSGLGVPTYVVDGLHGAGKIPVMPNYLISASEKAVVLRNYEGVIFRYEPEDKSTKEAPMPLQGVSAVLSGDGKPLTPSNTPRHARRRKKALEHVKAEVTSTEPIIVGANVSRSTQL
- a CDS encoding ATP-grasp domain-containing protein — its product is MSTQVRDDAEEEFDSPETIEAIADALKWMGHSVELLGDGVSLVRRLLVEERPEFVFNIAEGRGLSRSREAWAPAVLEMFDVPYTGSDPLTLAATLDKICAKRLVHEAGVTVPAGVLVDHWPYEYSAQLAALALPVIVKPAFEGSSKGINNKSVVDDHAMLQEVVAQCRADYCQPVLIEQFIDGDELTVGVIGNSPPEVMGIMRVVPMVSRDRFVYGLDVKRDWRRQVQYEIPAQLSPVSKEAVRASALTAFRALGCRDVARLDFRVADGIPYFLEANPLPGLAPGSGDLVLLAEGMGIGYRELIARILDAALARNRSERDFRSGNNGQSSSLAAGVLNAT
- a CDS encoding GNAT family N-acetyltransferase, with the translated sequence MEETRPDVIVNLCESFAGCSAGESYVAAILELLNVPYTGSPPECLALTRDKSLMKRTLLGAGVVTPDFVEVLCGQTLPVSELKQWLGEGPLMVKPAQEDASLGIEAESVVDDWPLLAPQVARIHQHYGTALIERYIAGREFTVGIIELPVLQVLPIAEIEFRPGRELPYPIVTYVAKWTPGSKEDLLTPVCCPANIEPEMAQRLKEAAIAAYRLTRCRDYARIDLRVDGRGKVYVLEVNANPDVGPDAGLARMLRVAEIDYEDFAGRLLEAAMVRARIMCGVWKMEETGAIHTSPVDLLPKKRPADLKIRGILPEDRPVLVEITRSCGIFRPEEITIADEVLRAALQDSQLSGYHVFVAESQGCAVGWSCHGRVPMTDATYDLYWIAVAPKVQGQGIGKRLLTQIERAILADGGRWLLAETSSTAAYHATRSFYLHCGFQPVSEINDFYRPGDGKTTFGKRLDLP